Sequence from the Ictalurus punctatus breed USDA103 chromosome 10, Coco_2.0, whole genome shotgun sequence genome:
catgtcataaacacaaaccttttgaagaACTTTGTCCCTCACGGTAGGGTTCATGAGATCCTCATTGCTGTTAAACTTCAGTCTCACAAATGCCCTCTTACTATGCACTAAAAAACATTAGCAGTGTTGATatttagcagctgttgtaaAACTTCATTTGactttaaatgtatataaaattgtGAACTGGATATAAAATTGTAACCTGCAGccccatagacttccacttcacagagTGTGAGAACCTGGATAACTTTGGGAATGATGATGTTCACATAACGACCCTTCATCttgcaggtgtaatttgcagaggcaccagcagggatgctaGAGATGACGACACATCTgcagggagagtgagagagatttgagattcagatttgagaattcaacagcactgtggtataaagtaATACAATTCACTCCTTGTCAATTTACATGTCAGAATGACATAATTTGTACACTTTAAAATATCCTTGCCAATCAGATAAAGAACtgcagtaatatattttatgtacattttctgtaataagtttcaatttaaatgtttgagttatacttatacaataaaataaagtgtacagtactttaAAATCAGCAATACTAATCTTATGAGTGACTATTTAAAAGACTAATTGatgtcattaaaaatatttcacaatatatttcttaaacatttttttttaaaaagacttcaagtgctttataattatgtacattacattatgaaCAATTGTGCTGGAATGTTGTAATGCTTTATTAAAGTTGCAAATACTTTCAAATATTTGTTACCAAATTGCAagcttttttaaatgttaataaaactcTATAAACAAACTCTTACTCTTTTATgctatttgtatatttttttatatttcacctgGGGTTGTTGTTGCCGTTGTTGACCAAGGAGTTGCCAATGTGAATCTCAGCACCATTTATCCGTTCTGAACAGCAGTCACCTCTGTTAGTGATGACTACCTGGCTAATGTCATACACCGCCAACAAATCCACCCTCCACCATGGGTTATACtcattatt
This genomic interval carries:
- the LOC108271194 gene encoding fucolectin, which codes for MLNKKMENSQRPMLLFLGICMFSLQWIPTHLEVNVALRGIAIQSSSVYPAYLAIDGNKVSYSFTHTNNEYNPWWRVDLLAVYDISQVVITNRGDCCSERINGAEIHIGNSLVNNGNNNPRCVVISSIPAGASANYTCKMKGRYVNIIIPKVIQVLTLCEVEVYGAAVHSKRAFVRLKFNSNEDLMNPTVRDKVLQKMISANVQHSVLQIHWTKEPEVETET